In one window of Vallitalea okinawensis DNA:
- a CDS encoding Stp1/IreP family PP2C-type Ser/Thr phosphatase, which yields MRYSSLCDTGKLRKINQDNIFCSSDEVGCLPNLYIVADGMGGHNAGELASQLSIEYFLVFLREQENQPCDIEMVLNKGIEKVNRLVYNKSLNDPHCQGMGTTFICATYKMDTQELYVANVGDSRLYAIGQEIKKVTVDHSLVEEMIKGGELTEQEARNHPKKNIITRAVGVESNLTVDTYIVDCKDMTHILLCSDGLTNMLDEEEMKKLIDQAGSVEEACRVLVEEANERGGYDNISVILIETQKEVGELNC from the coding sequence ATGCGCTATTCCAGCTTATGTGATACAGGCAAATTACGAAAAATCAATCAAGATAATATATTTTGTTCCAGTGATGAGGTTGGTTGTTTACCTAATTTGTATATTGTTGCAGATGGTATGGGGGGGCATAATGCGGGTGAATTAGCATCCCAATTGTCCATAGAATACTTTCTAGTATTTTTGCGAGAACAAGAGAATCAACCATGTGATATAGAGATGGTGTTAAATAAAGGAATTGAAAAAGTTAATAGATTGGTTTACAATAAATCTTTGAATGATCCCCATTGTCAAGGAATGGGTACAACATTTATATGCGCTACTTATAAAATGGATACCCAAGAACTTTACGTTGCAAACGTAGGTGATAGTCGTTTGTATGCAATTGGTCAAGAGATTAAGAAAGTCACTGTAGATCACTCCCTTGTAGAGGAGATGATTAAAGGTGGCGAACTGACAGAACAAGAAGCTAGGAATCATCCGAAAAAGAACATAATTACACGTGCGGTAGGAGTAGAATCTAATCTTACTGTAGATACTTACATTGTCGACTGTAAAGATATGACCCATATATTGTTATGTTCCGATGGTTTAACGAATATGCTTGATGAAGAAGAAATGAAAAAACTTATTGATCAAGCAGGCAGCGTTGAAGAAGCATGCCGCGTATTAGTAGAAGAAGCTAATGAAAGAGGCGGCTATGACAATATATCCGTTATATTAATAGAAACCCAAAAAGAAGTAGGTGAATTGAATTGTTAG
- the rlmN gene encoding 23S rRNA (adenine(2503)-C(2))-methyltransferase RlmN, which yields MKQEINALNMEELELALIELNEKKFRAKQIFKWLHEKMVTNFGDMSNLSKSLIDKLDENFYITSMNVLERLESKDQTIKYLFQLHDHHIIETVLMKYKHGYSICISSQVGCRMGCNFCASTIDGLERNLTSGEMLAQIYTIQREKDIKIRNVVVMGSGEPLENLDHLLRFIELINIPEGQNIGQRNITVSTCGLAEQIRKLAKANLQITLAVSLHAPYDDIRQSMMPINRKYSIQTLFDACDYYTQSTNRRITYEYALIRGVNDTDACANELARLLKHRLSHINLIPVNDVIEREYEKSSEVRIQAFAGQLEKKGINVTIRRELGSDINAACGQLRKSYQDKEK from the coding sequence ATGAAACAAGAAATCAATGCTTTGAATATGGAAGAATTGGAATTAGCTCTCATTGAATTGAATGAGAAGAAATTCCGAGCAAAACAGATATTTAAATGGCTTCATGAAAAGATGGTAACCAATTTTGGTGACATGTCCAATTTATCGAAATCGTTGATAGACAAGTTAGACGAGAACTTCTATATTACATCCATGAATGTTTTGGAACGATTAGAGTCAAAAGATCAGACTATAAAATATTTATTTCAATTACATGATCATCATATCATTGAAACAGTACTAATGAAGTACAAACATGGTTATAGTATATGTATCTCTTCGCAAGTGGGATGTCGTATGGGATGTAACTTCTGTGCGTCAACCATTGATGGGTTAGAACGGAATTTAACTAGCGGTGAGATGTTAGCTCAAATATATACAATTCAAAGAGAAAAAGACATTAAAATAAGAAATGTTGTTGTTATGGGTAGTGGTGAACCATTAGAAAATTTGGACCATCTATTGAGATTCATTGAGTTAATTAATATACCTGAAGGACAAAACATAGGTCAAAGAAACATAACAGTTTCTACATGTGGACTTGCAGAACAAATTAGAAAACTTGCGAAGGCTAATTTACAAATTACATTAGCGGTATCTCTTCATGCGCCCTACGATGATATACGGCAAAGTATGATGCCTATTAATCGCAAATACAGTATTCAAACTTTGTTTGACGCTTGTGATTATTATACCCAGAGTACAAATAGAAGAATAACCTATGAATACGCGCTTATTCGAGGTGTTAATGATACTGATGCCTGTGCTAATGAGTTAGCGCGTCTACTGAAGCATCGTTTATCACACATCAATCTTATACCCGTAAATGATGTTATAGAACGTGAATATGAGAAGAGTAGTGAAGTACGCATTCAAGCTTTCGCTGGTCAACTAGAGAAAAAAGGCATTAATGTAACCATTCGAAGAGAACTTGGTAGTGATATTAATGCAGCTTGTGGACAACTAAGAAAGAGTTATCAAGACAAAGAGAAGTAG